TGTGTCTAAAAAGCAtcctataattaataatattaagaaaaaaaaaaaaaagcaaaagggGAAGAGGAGCCTATATAAAGGAAGCCCCGGCTTGACCCCAAAAGAACAAGCTTGATAAAAGAGCAAGCTTGATAGAAACTAAGTTTCGGTTTCCTGGACCAGAATAGTTTAGCCACAGGGAATGAGGAAAATACAGTCTGCAAGTAATGTCTCAGCTATTCCTGATTCATCAACATCCTTTTGtcctaaaatataattgaagttACAACTTCTAAAATCTATGCTTTATTATATGAGATTCTTAACatcatatcataaataaatgaataagaCAAAGATTGACATATAACCACAACTGAATTATTAGTCATGTAAACAAATGAATGCATATTGATTAACTTGTTGAAATATCTTGGTCAATAGAATAAGATTTGAAgcaaaacaaagagaaaatcAGAACATAGGTACCTGTCTCAAACGAGTAAGATTGCTATCATTCTCCCCATACACAGAGCCAATAACATTTTCAGGAACTCTAATCTCTACAGTTGTGTTCGTCACTATAGCAGATTTGCTTCCACTACACAACCAGACAAGAGAATCAGTCAACTAGTAAAATCCGAGAGACCGGCTATTTCAGATGACACAAGGAGATAATATTCAAATGCTAGAAATGACATTGCAGTTTTTTGATTACTACACATTAAAATGATTTGGGTGCAGCTCTATACTTTAAGAATTCAGATTTCTAGTTCTTTCATGGCAATTTCTTTAATGCTTCCTATTTATTACATAAATGCATTTATCCATACCTTTTTATTCACCTAATTCACCCATTCTAAATTGCTCTAGATAAAGGTGAAGTGAAGGGTAGTCACCAATTCCATAATAATGGCATTCAAGAATATCAACATATACTGGCAGGTTTACCAATCCCATGCTGTATTTTTGTAAGAAATCATATAAATGCATGAGAAGATGAGAACAGCAAAGCATTAGTAGcaagaaataaaaactgaatAGAAAGAATTACATAACTACTTTATAGGAATGAGTAATAAAAGCAACTGCCAGAAAAATTGACACAGTTCCACATGCACGCCTATGTATGCAGACAGAGAAAGGGCTATAATTGGATTTGGAGAGATTAAGGGTATTTCTGATTTTATTCTATCAGGATCCTATTTCAGCATcacaaatttttatgttttcacACCGGAGGGTTCTTAacattatttatgttataaaaataaaagagtacaaaaaaagattcatttttcatataaagtaaaaaaaaaactttggGATTGCTAAATCACGGATAAAATAAAGCAATGGGACCACcatagtattttatttttgttttttaactCCTCCAAAGACAAGGAGAGGGTGGTTATTGGATCATTTACTGATTTAAACCTCATAAACTCTATGTTTCTATTCGATAAGAAAAGGTAAGTAAAAAGTGAATTCCATTGTGGAGCCATATGCAATGCGTAAACAATGCTTGTATGGTTGTTCaattctatctttttcttttaattattctttatctcttcttgtcatctttctatttattatcCATCATGCTAACTAGAGAAAGAACATATCTTGATGCCTCTGTGTTTAGAAATTAACGGTCACCTACTGATATGAACAATGAATGCAAAATATTGGACCATTAAAAGATGCATTAGATTTATTGTGTCCAACAACAGCCTGTATGCCAGTGCTTGATAATCTTTAGTTTACAACTTTTTCCTACCAATGATGccctaataatataaattcgcaaaaaggaaaaaaagaaattacccACTAGTTTGTGGGTTGGTATGGCTATGTCTGACTGGGTTCAGTAAGTTGATTTACTTacaaaaaaatctatatatattttgtggGTCTATAGTTGGAACCGGtgttaatctaatttaaaataaatattttaaccaagttaattgaaaaaaatgagCCTTATATGAtaaaggggaaaaaaaaaaagaataacccAGCCTACTTCAGTACAGTATAAGGCCTGACTGATTAAACAATAAGAGCAACAGTGCCAATAATTAATTCTGCTACACAAACTCTGATGGTTTTTGATAGTGTTGTAATAATAGCAATTAGattcattatatatttgaGCTGTAGAATGTGGCACTGACCTGCCAAGTTCTAAGCCACCTTTAAATGAAGTAAATCCTCTACTGGCATCTGGGACAACCCTCGGATTTATTCCAGCCATTGTCTGAAATTGACCCCATCAATAAGTGGTAAACAAACATTAGAAGTCCATTACTGATTGGcagcagagagagagagggtttTTACCTGTGATGCCCACAACCTCGGTGAGATGGGGCCATCTAAACTATGGGAAAGTCCTAGATGATCCATACTCTGTGTAAGCGTATTATGTCGATTTAAACTATGAGAAACACCAATTGGTGGGTGCAAATTATAAGGGGCAGGACCCCTTGGAGGCTCCTTCAATGTATCCCTCAACTGATCCCTCAATGTATCCCCAAAAGAATCTCTCAAAGGGTCCCTTCTTGCATCCCTCAAAGGACCCCTCATTGCAGCCCTCAAAGGATCCCTAAATGCATCTCCCAACGGCTCTCTAAAGGTATTCAATGGCTCCTTAAAGGCATCCCTCAATGGCTCCTTCAGTCTTCCATAGGGACTAGCCTCGGTTATTACAGTAGTGCTCCTTGTAACAGGAGTACTCAGTGCACTGGAGAACAGGTTATCTCGGAGTCTGCCAGTTACATGATACACTGCGTCCTTCACATTCATGAAATCTCCTGAAATCTGTTAAACATAAAGGCCAAATTGTAAAAGAGAGACAGGAAAGAACATGCCACATGAGACAATATTTGTACTTAGTGAACTAGTGGAAAAAAAATCAGTGAGGCTCTATGATACCTGCACCACTTGTTCATTTTCTGGTACACACTTTGGAAGCTGGTCACCAGCTAAGATTTTTATGCTAGTCCCAGTTGTCTTACGCATGTCTGAAATTATAATGCCTCCTTTTCCCAACAAACAACCAACCTGGTTTGATGGTACAACAAGCCTGGCAGCAAAAGGGAACCCCTTACCTGAGCTTGAATCTAGTCCCTTCTCAGTGCCAGCCTCCACAGACCTTGAGAACACAAGGACAACAGCCTTCTGTGCAGCAGAATATCGAGATTCTGGATTCTGCAGGAGAAGATGCCAAATGCAATACATATTTATACTTCACAGCACAGCACAATTGCAAATAGAAATATGAAACAAGCTAAAAAGAGCACATCAAACCTCTGAAGCAATAACAGTGATCAGACGTTCATCACTCTCAGCTATAGTAGCTCCTATAGTAATAGAAGCGCCCGTTTCATTCTGGAGAGCCTTGATAATGGTGCCTCCCTTTCCAATAACACCCCCAACCATGTCATTGGGACAAAGAATTTTGAAAACCACTTCCTGTTGGAACAACTTCATGTCCAAGGAGGGAACCCTATCAGTCTCTAACAAAAAATTATGAGGCACCGGAGCACAACTAACGGCATTATTTTGCATGGTTGGTACCATAATATTACGCTGCGGGGCAATCTCTACACGCATTTCAGGCAAAGGTTCTTGGGGAACTGCCTCAAAATATTTGCTGCTACCCACCCTTGGTTTATCAACTGGTTGACAATCTTGAAGGCAGCGAGAAACTGCAATTAGTGCTTTCTTTACAGATAAAATATCGCCCTCAATCTGAAAATATCAAAGCAATTTCACAAGCAAGTGTAAATACATCACTGAAATACAAGTAGAGAAACATGACAAGGTTGGCccaaataacaaaaatttaatccaCTATCCACAtttgaaaagaagaaggaagaaacaCATAATTTCATTATATATGCAACTCAATGCCAATCACCAAACTGATTTAATAagatatatattcaataaaagCCACTTATGTAAGTGAACCAAAAACAAATTCAACACCACAAAGTTTATTAACTTAATCTACAATACTGCTAGACCTCAAAATTTGCccaagaaaaccaaaaaaaaagaatacaatCCAATTAAAGCCATTTATCCTTACCTgaaaaaatcaattcaattgaattctaTCTAGTTAAAGTTTCATATCAAAGTGTATAGTTACTAGAActcaattttttcaattattgcacgtcaatcaaataaaaacttGAATTCGAAAATTTTCTTCATTACCTCGATCATCTCCTCATTAGGTCCGGCACAAACGGGCAATTTATCAGTCAAAACCCTGATTTTAACACCACAATCTTTCCTTATCTTCTCAACAACTTTCCCTCCTTTCCCAATAACCGAACCCGCCTGCTTCGACCCAGCTAACATTCTACACGAAACAACACCTCCTCCACCAGCCACCACATTTATCCCATCACTCTCCGCGGCCACTTCCAAAATCCTCTCAAAAACCCTAATTAAACCTTCCTGTGCTCTCGAAACATCAACTTCTTCACTCTCAACCCTTACTTTGGAAACAATCTGACCTTCTGCAATTACCGTTATAACCCTATCCGATGACTCTGCCGGAGACTCTTCTATTCGGATCTTGGCTCCGCTTTGCTGCTGTAACTGCTTGATTATGGTTCCTGATTTTCCTATTATCCCACCGATTCTCGACGCGTGGCAGAGCAATCGGAACGATACGTGTCCTGGCGGTAAAGGTAACGGCGCTGCTGCATTTTGATTAGCCGGAGGTTGTTTAGGTCGTTTATTGGATAATCCATTCGCTGTCGGGTTCGGGTCGGGCATTCCAGCTGCGTTGTATTGTATTGGTCGTTTTGACGGTGGATAAAGAAAGTTACTTCCCATCATAATAGTGACAATTTATGCGAAGAGATAGAATTGATTTTCCGTTTGTCGTCTCTGCGGGGCTACGAGTGGGAGAGAAAGGGAAGGGGAAGGTGGAGTTTTTGGAGGCTGTGATGCTAAAATGCGCACAGGGTGGATAGCACGTGAGAGATACGATGTCGTGTAAGCAGCGACGTATGTATCTAGGATCTTTGGTGGTGCCGTGTTGATGGGGTTTAAAGTGAGATCAGGGCCGTTTGATATTTGCCTATTTCTTTCCCTGGTGTGTGTGCGGCTGTGATGTGGTAATGAGGACCAATGATGAGTCATTTGCTTTATACCGTTGCTTTCCCAGTAGACCTGTTTGAAGCACTTCCCAGTCAAGTGATTCTTTTGGTCGATTTCTGTTACTGGGATGAGTATTGGAGGAAAAAAGGATATTTGGTAAAGGGACAAAAGAGTACTTTAGCTAGAGGAAGGAATTCTAACCCTATTTAAGCATTTGTGTTATTGTGAATTAAGCatgcaataattatttttactttaaattttaaatactaaagGCTATTTTATACTACTAATTTCTTATTCACCTGCCTtccatataaatattaaaaaattaaacttattagttatttataataaaaaataaaataactattaagtttaaataataaatgttttaatatgaaaaaattacataatatttatattattaattcatataatatttatattttaataattaccTACTCTTTTAAAGTATATTCTTCAAGTATTTTaccatatatttattttataaataataacatgACTCATTGTTCTTAAATATTTGTATAGACTCGTAAGttaatatttatcttataGATATGGTgcacatatttttttttattttttcttttgtatcttACAATACACAAGTAGAAATAGTTTGTTTGGTggctaatttttaataaaaatatatataaactgaAGAAACTTTCAATATagcttattttatataatttgctatcaatttaaaatctataaattgaaaaagttTCTATTCATAAAGTTAGTGAATCATTCATTATTCTAGATGATATGCATACTTATAtcgaataaataaattttaattaataattcttttaatctttctgttataaaattacaatagaacctctataaaataataatattgggatcagaaaaaattattatcttttatagaggttattattttatcgataaattaatatttattattttagagaacaattaatattttatatattatttttattaaattcatataaaattaataaaaaattaaaaaaattagaaataatcTTTGATATTCTAGATGCATGATGGACGATGATGCATCGTATCAGAgttaatttgaaaatgatgTGGTTTAAGATGTAATGCATGCATGTACGTACATTAGaatataaaatgtttcaagtgtacaataaattttttgtaaatagAAGTATGCactttaatttcatatatcaaaatataaaaattcatatatactTTCTCCTCCACGGCTTCTCATTTGAAAggtgtaaaaaaatttacactaACAGATCAGATGTGAAAAGCATTATGTGAATACAAAAATGAGCATCCATCTTCAAGTCAAAAAGATTTGCAACAATGGGTTCAAAAAAAGTTTGATCTCTCCCTCAGCCAAggaataatatcaaatattctcaaaatatcaacagaatatttgtcaaaagaGATAACAATTAGCAATGTTAAAAGGCACAAACCAGCTAAATATCCTGAATTAAAAAAGGTATTATATGAGTGGTTTCTCCAATATCAAGAGAAAGTGAATATGATCGGAAAAATGATTCAAACTAAAGCAAAAGAGTTTCTATAGAAAATGTATGGTGATGCAGATTCAGACTTTAACTTCTGAAGTGGTTGGCTAGAGCAATTCAAGGCGAGACATGGAATTAAGTCTTATAGAAAGTTTGGCAAAAGTGGTTCAGTTATTATGGAGAATATTGAAAATGCTTTACCTAAAATTCAAGCTAAATTAGACAAGTTTCATTGgaaagatatttataatatggataaaatataattattttatccttTGCAAACTGATCATTCATTAGCTACAAAGCAATTAGAAAGAcggaaaaagaacaaagaaagacTTACTATTATTGTTTACTTGCAATGAGGATGATTCAGATAAAGTACCTCTGTAGATAATTGTTAAGTTTGCTAATCCTAGATGCTTTAGAAATATGAATATTGGCAATCTTAATTATCATTATCGAGCCAACAAAAAGGCATGGATGATTGGATTACTTCTTCAAGAATTTTTCATTAGTTTGACAATAAAATGACTAGTAGAAATGTGTTGCTTATCGTAGACAATTTTCCAGCCCATCCCAAGGTTATTAAAGGCTTGAAAAATgttgaattattctttttacctTCAAATACAACATCTAAAATTCAACCATGTAATGTTGGAATTATTCGAATACTTAAGGTTTATTATCGCCATCATTTTTATTCTAGCATTTTGAAAGGCTATGAGATGGGAGCAATAAATTctgaaaaaattaatgtgCTAGATgctatcaattttattaatgctgCTTGAAATATTGATATGAAGACAACAACTATTGCAAATTGTTTCAAACATTGCAAAATTCAATTCGAGGAATGTATGCCTCTAGAACAAGAAATTAGTGACGTTGAAGGGATTCATGGACTTGAAGAAGTTATTTCTAATATGCACTATAGAAATGCCATAAACATTaaacaaattttgaattatcTTAGTGACAATGAAGTTTTAATAGAATCACCAACAAATGAAGAAATTATTGCTAATGACGATCAAGAttcaaatgataataatgttTTACCACATGTTTATCCAAAAGAGGCTTTTCTTGCGATGGAGATCTTGAAAAATTACTTgctttaacatgagaaaaatatattagatgTGATCTACGCTTTGCAAAAAGTTAaagatgaaattaaatttacttcACTTGCAAAGAAGAAACAATTgactatatatacatattttagaaaagaataaaatttaaagtagaaGTTATATAGAAAGtgctttattttatgaatttacacagtatatgtaatttttatatgtatttaatgaattattattttatatttttaatgggccttaagaattttttttttaaattattatcttataaatttaacaaaatcattattttattcattggCCCAAGTCGGAACCtgagaaaattattatttagtcaAAGTTATTAGTTTATcgaatattaatttatcgagGTTCTACtgtaaaataaacaaatagtTTTTAACttgttattttactttttttattagtctAATCATAGTATAGGtgttatgtttttattttggtttaagatccaattaaaaatatacattctatggttttcttatataactaatatttcactttaaagaatttatatttctttttatcaaagaaaaattttattagtaaactttataaaattacataagattttaaataagaGATTTTTAAGTGTATAAATACTTTGATATGATAAGTAATTAGTAAgtagtaaattaattttaatattagtaaaaatttcATTGTGATAAAAGTTTAGTTAAAAGGTACACAGTCTtatacaatataattaatgatttattatctaactttatatattaattatatatttattttaatttaatatacatCCCATTAATACTTTTATGCATATAAGATAAGTAAAATCCATACCtgatttatattcttttaactaaataatactACAAGATATCTATTAGAGTCCATGATGGTGATTAGAGAAAAGAACATAGCTTGCTGCCTCCTGTGTTTACAAATTAATTCCCACCAATGTCTGACTGATCCCTCAATCTATTCCCCCAATGGATCTCTCAAAGGATCCCTCATTGAAGTCCTCAGAGTATCCCTAAATGCATCTCCCAGCACCATTCCTGCACCATTTGTTCATTCTCTGCTGCACACTCTGGAAGTCGGTCACCAgctaagatttttttatgctAGTTCCAATTGTCTTATGCATGTCTGAAATTATAATGCCTCCTTTTTCCCAACAACAACCAACCTGGTTTGATGGTACAATAAGCCTGGCAGCAAAAGGGAACCCCTTTCCTGTGCTTGAATCTAGTCCCTTCTCAGTGCCAGCCTCCACAGACCTTGAGAACACATGGACAATATTATTCCTTCCATATTGACTAAAAGACAAATGAAAGACTCAATTACAGAATTCCAGCCCTTTATTCTTCAAACTGCACAAGAACATTCTCTGCAATTCCTGCTGCCACATAATGATGCTTTGCCACCTCATCATTCTCCAAAGCTGATATACCAGATGATTCAGCAGCTAAATAATCTTCCAGCTGGCCTTCTTCATCCCTTCCATTCTCCAATGCCATGTTCCCGACATTTCCCTATTTTATTTGCTGGTCTAATGTCAGGTACATTTGATGACATATTCTGAAGTGCACTAACTATAGAACAATAGTTAATATTCAAGTAGCAGCAGTCTGCAGTTGTATGCCCATGTTTGACTTCCATAACAACTCTGTGTAACCTACCCATTTTGTCTCATCTGATGCTTCAGTCCAAGATTTCActgaaaattcttttattagatATGGGTTTGATCAATTCTACATATCCTTAGGTTCTGCAAGAGATGAAGAGGTTTAGTCTTTTCCAACGCATATGAAACATGGAAAGTTAATTAAGCAACAGAAGAGGTTTAGTCTCCTGGGTTTGATCAATTCTTCATAAATGAGAATTCTAACGAAACCCAATAGCTTTGGTCCATTACGTCAGTAATTTCCTATTTTCtaagttattattaagagGGTTAAACGCGTATTTAACTGTACGCTAACTTACTAACTGATTAAAATTAACGCTACcagtttttataaataaccaACACACTCTGACAACACCTACTCCaaaacaaaaactaatttcctttttgaaGATATCTCCTGTCTTTCTTCAAAACCCTagcttctcttcttcttaggGTCGCTACATTCAATCAACAATGGCTGTGTTTATGAATCATTATAGTGTGTTAGGCCTAGCATCTGCTGCAGGCCCTAACCTGACAGACGAAGAAATCTCCAAGGCTTTTAAGAGGATGGCGTTGAGGTTACATCCTGATAAGACCCCTCGTAATCCCAATGCCCATTCCAATTTCCAGAGACTCCTTACCTCCTATAATATTCTGAAGAATCCGATTTCCCGCAAAGAGtttgatcatcttcttcaagttCAGCATCAGCGTCAGAATCAGGCTCAGAGCTGTCATCATCAGACTTGCAACAAGCGACAGAGAGAGGAGCAGCAGCAGTCTTCCATGAAGCGTCCGAGACACCCCATGGGACCATGCATGCCGTCTGAGCCACCAAAGAAGCCTGCTTTCACAATGACAGAGTTCTTTATGGAACTTGATCGCATCCGTAAATCAGTTGCTGAAGGTGGTGTTCACAAAGTGGCGGTTAATGAAGGCTATAATCATATTAGACTTTAGTATGTTTTGTAGTACTGATATACAAAAACCAGATATGtaatatttttgacacatcAATGAGAAAATTCAGTtgtatttttgacacatggtATTGATCTTCTTGTAGTGCTTGTTGTTGCAAggtttattaaattgttagttGTACAATTGACTAATACTACTCGAATTAAGCATTTATACCATTGAGTGTTTGATATTGCAGTGACGATTGATCAGTATCATTAATGTTGCAAGATTGTTTTTGTTGTCAGATTTTTTGTACTCAATATATAGTTTACAGTATACTTCgtaaagaatattaaaaaagattttccTGATCTCTAGTCTTCACTCCATGGAACATAAGATATTGTAGTACTGCTACAGATGAGAATTCTAAGATGATCCCCTTAAGATGTCTAAGTTGTAATCCCTTATCTGAGCTTTATAAGATGTCTGACGAAGTATTTGGATTTCCAAGTCAAGAGCCTACCAGTTACCATGCAGTGCTATCTACGGGGAACCCAAAAGATGCAGAGAAAGATTTGCTCGATTCTACGGGAACTAGTTGTTGCTTAATGTCTGGCTGTCTCCATCAAGGACATACAGGGAAAAAATTGCTTGTCAGTGCTGTTGAAGTTACAGCTTTTAATTCTGAAATAATCATCATGCATGTCTTTGAACAGAGTTCCAAGATGCTTTATACTGTAAATTCTGAGTTCCTGCAGAAATTCAGTGGTACGAGTACTTACATTTTATAAAGATAACtgcttttgtaatttttcatGGAAGGTTTTgtttaataatcaatttataatttgaaaaatcattGTCTAATGTCTGTTTCACACATGGTATCTACATCATGGCAATCATGTGTGCTAAAATCAAGAGCCACAATGCTTTTGCTTTAAAAATCCCATCAGGTTGTACATAGTGATATTGATGACCCTCTTACCTCACATGGATTTCTAGCCATGTAATCTCGAGGGTCAAAGTGGAGAATGCATTCTTGATTTCCATGTATACCAGTTGGTTTTCTTCGTCTTTCTGTCACCAAGATAAAACAAATAGCCATCATTTACCaattttgagattttgaagGGTTAATAATTAGATTAGGCATACAATTATACTTGAGTATCTGATTCTAATATGCACACAGTTTCGAACATTGTAGTTCCTCttcttttacttaattaactttCCATGTCTCATATACCCTTTAAAGAGACTAaacctcttcatttcttgcTGAAATAATGTTTTTCCCCAATCAATTTTGTGCTGAATCTCtcatatatatgtatgctGCATTGCGAGAAGGATCTGTTAATATGGAACTCACAGAATCACATTAAAAAATGTTGAATGTGTAGAGCATAGGATCTTAATTAAAATGCAGCCATGAAAAGTTGACATAGATTCATATCAGGTTATTTTGATGTATCTTTATTTTGGGAAGTACCGGTCACTCGTCTTGATCTATGATCATGAGCTACCGTTCCTTGTCTAACTTCAACTGGTAAAGCACTTCGCAGGAGGATATAGATATCACATATGCTCCAGCTTGCTTGGTTGATTATCGAATTTTTGATCCCATATTCCCCTGCAACGTGGGAAATTCATAGAACGGGTGGTGTCTGGCTTGGCCTATATATAATTCACTCACTATAGTTAGCAGTCTACAAGAAGTGTCTGCAGATATTCCTGTGAATGGCTCCATAGACTGTCTTGTCTGTTCTCAAGGCATTCAGCAATTTTTATGCCTAATATACTTATTCCCTATATTTCTCATGTCAGAATTCACCCTGTTTTTGTTTGAATAGGAATACACAGGAGGTAGGCCTGCTTATTAGACAAATACGGAGGACTTAAGTATTCATATAtgtaacataattaaaaatgactATGTTATGAGGTTATCAGacagttatttataaattatgtttagaTGAGGGAATTATATTGGTTTGTAGATTTGAGCTTGTTTAGAATATGCTAATCCAAATCCTTAAAGAATCTGATTGTACATGTGGTTGTCAGCTTTTATTTGGTTGTTCTGTCGTGTAAAAGATTAATGGATTTGTAGGATTTATAGTGGAAGTGCAAGAAAGAAGTAATATGTTTTTCTAAGGTAATTTTGTCATATTTTAAAGTTTGTAGAATTTGGTCCGAATAAGCATATCAATAGGTTTTAGCATAAAAAATGTTATCTTTGAGTTGCAAGAAGCAAAAGGTCCATCACAGAAGATAAGTAAATTGCCTACTGACATGTGTTCCGAAACAACCTGATTCAAGCTTTCATCTAGAGAGAACAGATATGAAAGGTCAAACAAACAAgtgatgaaaaaaaaaagaacttttaCTCATTTTGCACTTGGTTCAAGACACCCCTTTCAGAATTATCGTACCATCTGTGCTAAGTCATGACATTGCCTAAGATACCTGATGAAACCTGAATTATCTGAGCTGCCACCATTACATAAGGTTGAGCTGCCTAAACTAGAATTCCTAACCGTATTAAAAAACCTGACTAGCCAGATTTTCAAAGCTTGAAGTTCCCAAATTTCCTGATTTGCCACCGCACCTTCCAATGAAGAAAACAGAGTTTTCACTCATCTATTGAGGTGTGTTATAGTATATTTCATTTAGCCTTTCAttgtggtatcagagccaccATCTGGCGCCTGATCAAGAGGGCTTGAGTGCAAACACGAGAGAACAGTGAGGAAATAGACGTGAGTGAGTGTGTGAGAAATGGCAGAAAAGGGTAGTTTGCTAACTATTCCTTGTTTTGATGGAGATTATGAGCATTGGGCAATGCTCATGGAGAATCTGCTGCGGTCTAAGGAGTGGTGGCACTTGGTGGATCCAGGTTTTAACGAACCGGCAAGCGGTGTTGTCATGAATGAATCCCAAAGAGAGGTGCTAGCAGATTTAAAGCTGAAAGATTTGAAGGTAAAGAACTACCTCTTTGCAGCCATCGATAAGACATCGTTAAAGACCATTACGTAGAAGGATACATCCAAACAGCTCTAGGATTCAATGAAAACCAGATTTCAAGGAGATGAGAAGGTGAAGGATGCACAGTTGCAGACACTTATGAGGGAA
The nucleotide sequence above comes from Ricinus communis isolate WT05 ecotype wild-type chromosome 6, ASM1957865v1, whole genome shotgun sequence. Encoded proteins:
- the LOC8266901 gene encoding KH domain-containing protein HEN4 isoform X8, encoding MMGSNFLYPPSKRPIQYNAAGMPDPNPTANGLSNKRPKQPPANQNAAAPLPLPPGHVSFRLLCHASRIGGIIGKSGTIIKQLQQQSGAKIRIEESPAESSDRVITVIAEGQIVSKVRVESEEVDVSRAQEGLIRVFERILEVAAESDGINVVAGGGGVVSCRMLAGSKQAGSVIGKGGKVVEKIRKDCGVKIRVLTDKLPVCAGPNEEMIEIEGDILSVKKALIAVSRCLQDCQPVDKPRVGSSKYFEAVPQEPLPEMRVEIAPQRNIMVPTMQNNAVSCAPVPHNFLLETDRVPSLDMKLFQQEVVFKILCPNDMVGGVIGKGGTIIKALQNETGASITIGATIAESDERLITVIASENPESRYSAAQKAVVLVFSRSVEAGTEKGLDSSSGKGFPFAARLVVPSNQVGCLLGKGGIIISDMRKTTGTSIKILAGDQLPKCVPENEQVVQISGDFMNVKDAVYHVTGRLRDNLFSSALSTPVTRSTTVITEASPYGRLKEPLRDAFKEPLNTFREPLGDAFRDPLRAAMRGPLRDARRDPLRDSFGDTLRDQLRDTLKEPPRGPAPYNLHPPIGVSHSLNRHNTLTQSMDHLGLSHSLDGPISPRLWASQTMAGINPRVVPDASRGFTSFKGGLELGSGSKSAIVTNTTVEIRVPENVIGSVYGENDSNLTRLRQDKRMLMNQE
- the LOC8266901 gene encoding KH domain-containing protein HEN4 isoform X9 produces the protein MMGSNFLYPPSKRPIQYNAAGMPDPNPTANGLSNKRPKQPPANQNAAAPLPLPPGHVSFRLLCHASRIGGIIGKSGTIIKQLQQQSGAKIRIEESPAESSDRVITVIAEGQIVSKVRVESEEVDVSRAQEGLIRVFERILEVAAESDGINVVAGGGGVVSCRMLAGSKQAGSVIGKGGKVVEKIRKDCGVKIRVLTDKLPVCAGPNEEMIEIEGDILSVKKALIAVSRCLQDCQPVDKPRVGSSKYFEAVPQEPLPEMRVEIAPQRNIMVPTMQNNAVSCAPVPHNFLLETDRVPSLDMKLFQQEVVFKILCPNDMVGGVIGKGGTIIKALQNETGASITIGATIAESDERLITVIASENPESRYSAAQKAVVLVFSRSVEAGTEKGLDSSSGKGFPFAARLVVPSNQVGCLLGKGGIIISDMRKTTGTSIKILAGDQLPKCVPENEQVVQISGDFMNVKDAVYHVTGRLRDNLFSSALSTPVTRSTTVITEASPYGRLKEPLRDAFKEPLNTFREPLGDAFRDPLRAAMRGPLRDARRDPLRDSFGDTLRDQLRDTLKEPPRGPAPYNLHPPIGVSHSLNRHNTLTQSMDHLGLSHSLDGPISPRLWASQTMAGINPRVVPDASRGFTSFKGGLELGSGSKSAIVTNTTVEIRVPENVIGSVYGENDSNLTRLRQDCAELIGT
- the LOC8266901 gene encoding KH domain-containing protein HEN4 isoform X4, whose translation is MMGSNFLYPPSKRPIQYNAAGMPDPNPTANGLSNKRPKQPPANQNAAAPLPLPPGHVSFRLLCHASRIGGIIGKSGTIIKQLQQQSGAKIRIEESPAESSDRVITVIAEGQIVSKVRVESEEVDVSRAQEGLIRVFERILEVAAESDGINVVAGGGGVVSCRMLAGSKQAGSVIGKGGKVVEKIRKDCGVKIRVLTDKLPVCAGPNEEMIEIEGDILSVKKALIAVSRCLQDCQPVDKPRVGSSKYFEAVPQEPLPEMRVEIAPQRNIMVPTMQNNAVSCAPVPHNFLLETDRVPSLDMKLFQQEVVFKILCPNDMVGGVIGKGGTIIKALQNETGASITIGATIAESDERLITVIASENPESRYSAAQKAVVLVFSRSVEAGTEKGLDSSSGKGFPFAARLVVPSNQVGCLLGKGGIIISDMRKTTGTSIKILAGDQLPKCVPENEQVVQISGDFMNVKDAVYHVTGRLRDNLFSSALSTPVTRSTTVITEASPYGRLKEPLRDAFKEPLNTFREPLGDAFRDPLRAAMRGPLRDARRDPLRDSFGDTLRDQLRDTLKEPPRGPAPYNLHPPIGVSHSLNRHNTLTQSMDHLGLSHSLDGPISPRLWASQTMAGINPRVVPDASRGFTSFKGGLELGSGSKSAIVTNTTVEIRVPENVIGSVYGENDSNLTRLRQRHSGKWLFNKFVRASQVVPGSIQEVVVAG